One part of the Lytechinus pictus isolate F3 Inbred chromosome 3, Lp3.0, whole genome shotgun sequence genome encodes these proteins:
- the LOC129256822 gene encoding zinc finger protein 420-like, translated as MMDINTQIHKSSCSAVKRVKSKHGDYGKHFECDRGSSSFATSGRLSMHLKCHKKGERSPPMSERMQTSEAFMPRNDDQTTDVIQISANDLEFDGESQDFQPSKTRPSNTRKVCDFCQKSFANAQVLKTHMRRHTGERPYFCTLCDKTFTQKNGLIVHMHTHANEEFKCQECGVVFTQLRSLKRHSKFHTGEVKMKRSASRLLSEFKIRVPQVLSEKGVKSKYKNVFRCDFCGKDFKNGSQLMIHRRVHTNERPFECGICQRRFKQKITLRDHESTHFSEKCHKCDQCGSMFKQQRTLRQHQKLKICQQKINKRIDQEETKVVVMQCQEEAGESDADMMYVQNINNINLDSEKDVARDSTENQDKDKVECFTILDCKQGTREIIPCGKDVEPYVNHASTEKEEDAIPMCVCEYCRKVFKTKRSVLQHQKTHNNERPFSCWICFKTFKMKSTLMEHVEIHNDGKPHPCQTCGKQFKTRKCLQNHMGRNICTGMRPYVCEKCNKSFMYVRFLEKHRCSAAEPKTFDCDECLRKFTRRNLLTEHKRVHTGERPLECEHCGKKFAKRDLLRRHRLTHKEKQFQCQECGKRLTRKSALQVHMAIHSKDYKTHVCEICSKTFKQASSLHNHLKTVHTIKSSRVAKTKPQECICAYCGKVFKHLRWMLKHFCPASGVKRFRCSVCSKSFDKKQQLEVHTRTHTGLRPYKCEECGKCFTQTNSLKDHMVTHTGEKNFKCDLCNSAFTRKNSLQRHKLIIHEGVEPFICKKCGLTFKYQKSFNAHVNACEVVAKEHPDSIQTEIVQDVVNDDRQTGHGPDFEQQVLDNILGNIERAMNGAGIEIRPDVQYQIIVGESDSEVTVHVTGEPKLESQSTICDNGDSC; from the coding sequence ATGATGGATATCaacacacaaatacacaaatCTTCCTGTTCGGCAGTTAAGAGAGTGAAATCTAAGCATGGAGACTATGGTAAGCATTTTGAATGCGACAGAGGCAGCAGTTCATTTGCAACCAGTGGTAGGTTGAGCATGCATTTGAAGTGTCATAAAAAAGGTGAAAGGAGTCCACCAATGAGTGAACGAATGCAAACTTCTGAAGCTTTCATGCCAAGAAATGATGACCAAACAACTGATGTGATACAGATATCAGCCAATGATCTAGAGTTTGATGGTGAGAGTCAAGACTTTCAGCCTTCCAAGACAAGGCCCTCAAATACAAGGAAGGTGTGTGACTTTTGTCAAAAGTCTTTTGCAAATGCTCAAGTTTTAAAGACACACATGCGAAGGCATACTGGAGAACGTCCTTATTTTTGTACATTGTGTGACAAAACTTTCACTCAGAAGAATGGCTTGATTGTACACATGCATACGCATGCTAATGAAGAATTTAAATGTCAAGAATGtggtgtagttttcacccagcTGAGAAGTTTGAAGAGACATTCCAAATTCCATACTGGTGAAGTTAAAATGAAACGCAGTGCATCAAGACTTCTCAGTGAATTTAAAATTAGAGTTCCTCAGGTATTATCTGAAAAAGGAGTAAAAAGCaaatataaaaatgtgtttCGTTGCGACTTTTGCGGGAAGGACTTTAAGAATGGAAGTCAGCTGATGATTCATAGACGAGTCCATACCAATGAACGTCCTTTTGAATGTGGGATTTGCCAGCGGCGCTTCAAACAGAAGATCACTTTACGAGATCATGAAAGTACTCATTTCTctgaaaaatgtcataaatgtGACCAATGTGGGTCTATGTTTAAACAACAAAGGACACTGAGGCAACAccagaaattaaaaatttgccAGCAAAAGATAAACAAGAGAATAGATCAAGAAGAGACAAAAGTTGTAGTAATGCAGTGTCAAGAAGAAGCCGGTGAGTCAGATGCTGATATGATGTATGTGcagaatataaataatataaatttagATTCTGAAAAAGATGTGGCAAGAGATAGCACTGAGAATCAAGACAAGGATAAGGTAGAGTGTTTTACTATTTTGGATTGTAAACAGGGAACTAGGGAAATAATCCCATGTGGGAAAGATGTAGAACCTTATGTAAATCATGCATCCactgaaaaagaagaagatgccATTCCTATGTGTGTATGTGAGTATTGTAGAAAGGTATTTAAGACAAAGAGAAGTGTTCTTCAGCATCAGAAAACACACAATAATGAAAGACCATTTTCATGTTGGATATGTTTTAAGACTTTCAAGATGAAATCAACTCTGATGGAACATGTAGAGATCCACAATGATGGTAAACCTCATCCTTGTCAAACTTGTGGTAAACAATTTAAGACTCGCAAATGTCTTCAGAACCATATGGGACGAAACATTTGTACAGGTATGAGACCTTATGTTTGTGAAAAGTGCAACAAATCATTTATGTACGTCAGATTCCTTGAGAAGCACAGGTGTAGTGCAGCTGAACCCAAGACATTTGATTGTGATGAATGCTTGAGAAAGTTTACTCGCCGCAACCTCCTCACTGAACACAAAAGAGTCCATACAGGAGAGCGTCCTTTGGAGTGTGAACATTGTGGTAAGAAGTTTGCAAAGAGGGACCTATTACGCCGTCATCGCCTAACCCACAAAGAGAAGCAGTTCCAATGCCAGGAATGTGGCAAGAGATTGACCCGAAAGTCTGCTCTGCAGGTACACATGGCTATTCATTCCAAAGATTATAAAACTCATGTCTGTGAAATTTGCAGTAAGACATTCAAACAGGCTAGCTCATTACATAATCATCTTAAAACGGTGCACACCATAAAAAGCTCACGTGTAGCAAAGACCAAGCCACAAGAATGTATATGTGCTTACTGTGGAAAGGTATTCAAGCAccttcgatggatgctaaagcACTTCTGTCCAGCCAGTGGTGTGAAGCGTTTTCGATGTTCTGTGTGCAGTAAGTCGTTTGATAAGAAGCAACAACTAGAGGTTCACACTCGCACACACACTGGCCTTCGTCCATACAAATGTGAAGAATGTGGAAAATGCTTCACTCAGACCAATAGTCTCAAGGACCATATGGTCACCCACACAGGTGAAAAGAACTTCAAATGTGATCTCTGCAATAGTGCTTTCACACGTAAGAATAGCCTCCAAAGGCACAAACTTATAATTCATGAGGGTGTTGAGCCATTCATATGCAAAAAATGTGGCTTAACTTTCAAATACCAGAAATCATTCAATGCTCATGTAAATGCATGTGAAGTCGTAGCAAAAGAGCATCCTGACTCTATACAAACAGAGATTGTTCAAGATGTTGTAAATGATGATCGTCAGACTGGTCATGGTCCAGATTTTGAACAGCAAGTACTAGATAATATTCTTGGTAACATTGAGAGGGCTATGAATGGTGCTGGTATCGAGATCAGGCCTGATGTCCAATACCAGATAATAGTTGGTGAAAGTGACAGTGAAGTTACTGTTCATGTGACTGGTGAACCAAAGTTGGAATCACAAAGTACAATATGTGACAATGGAGATTCCTGTTAG
- the LOC129256821 gene encoding zinc finger protein 726-like encodes MSMETTSRRSHRSDRKLPARYRDDSVAVSPTAQQRTRTFKQTGKLQGKQCVSTLQSVGNMSSVNTPENQIPSFKTEPDALQIEGSPLEGDGKITKEVLQCETSEHIFTKRNSLVRNFQAETCQRHLSAEAVMEEEDVNKEVQMLEALPPRKERKICNICEKSFVDKYTLLVHLRTHTGERPYHCTLCDMKFSQRSTLQFHMDTHSGKKHECSICGYKFTQARSLKRHMYFHTGNKEMKRKLVNQDLKKVYVTLEEPEKNMTELCDKNRLFVQMYECEFCNKHFKRVAELKVHLRVHTNERPYCCKICGKSFKQLCHLNGHQKTHDKSGSFPCLDCGSHFSQLENLQRHQANKICAEGKVLCRKRGRPRKFVNIEQKHDESKVVVTDETDIADNSSSQQGLENVQVHEYADDMKSPEDVKFVGSGPFVNREQQCANVCELCGKALGKNDQQHNCTNGNEESVFCDICNKKFRSLNFLNEHLKSHSQHKPYSCENCNKRFKTLRSQQNHAGRNCCTGRRPYQCETCGKSFMYSRYLKTHRCLDTPVKVYSCGDCGKMYRRQDRLIEHMRVHTGERPFVCTICDKTFTKIANFRLHQRVHTGEKKYECSHCKKRFAHNSTLRYHETTHKTEKAFQCDQCDKQFPRLNALQAHKQVCHVHEVTRNGYMCGNCGKVYQHLKRLMKHHCEATSGKRFVCKFCCKQFDREKQLDVHLRIHTGEKPYKCDKCGKGFSQSGGLTDHMVCHTREKKFQCDLCGAKFLRMKSLRKHKLIIHTGVEPQICKLCGATFKYYKALKKHEAIHETESRNFTDILEDIEHAINNASTTQVEPSNEGTVVHVVSDIDQIDQVAEVVVQEDGTCQEVIIADHPGDGHVFHLLHDPEQLEIEQSIQEIQIQAQLEQEVDMTHQCYENHTLISWKWNSLLYLEKA; translated from the exons ATGAGTATGGAAACTACTTCCAGAAGGTCTCATAGATCTGACCGCAAGCTTCCAGCACGTTACCGTGATGATTCTGTGGCAGTTTCACCAACCGCCCAGCAGAGAACAAGAACCTTTAAGCAGACTGGAAAGTTACAAGGTAAACAATGTGTTTCAACTCTGCAATCTGTTGGTAATATGTCATCAGTTAACACTCCTGAAAACCAAATACCAAGCTTTAAAACAGAGCCAGATGCATTGCAGATTGAGGGTTCACCTCTCGAGGGAGATGGTAAAATCACAAAAGAAGTGCTTCAATGTGAAACCAGTGAACATATATTTACCAAGCGCAACAGTTTGGTGAGAAATTTTCAAGCAGAAACTTGCCAGAGACATTTATCCGCTGAAGCTGTCATGGAAGAAGAGGATGTTAACAAGGAAGTACAAATGTTAGAAGCTCTACCTcctagaaaagaaagaaaaatttgtAACATATGTGAGAAGAGCTTTGTAGACAAGTATACACTCTTGGTGCATCTCCGCACACATACAGGGGAAAGACCCTACCATTGTACTCTCTGTGACATGAAGTTCTCTCAAAGAAGCACATTACAGTTTCATATGGACACACATTCTGGTAAAAAGCATGAATGCTCTATTTGTGGCTACAAGTTTACACAGGCAAGGAGTCTTAAGAGACATATGTATTTTCACACTGGAAATAAagagatgaaaagaaaattggtcAACCAAGATTTGAAAAAAGTGTATGTTACTCTTGAGGAACCAGAAAAGAATATGACTGAACTTTGTGATAAAAATAGGTTGTTTGTGCAGATGTATGAATGTGAATTCtgtaataaacattttaaaagagTTGCTGAGCTGAAAGTGCATTTACGTGTACATACAAATGAGCGCCCTTATTGCTGTAAAATTTGCGGGAAATCTTTCAAGCAATTGTGTCACTTAAATGGTCATCAGAAAACTCATGACAAATCAGGAAGCTTTCCTTGTCTGGATTGTGGTAGCCATTTCTCTCAGTTAGAGAATCTTCAAAGGCATCAAGCTAACAAGATATGTGCGGAAGGGAAGGTATTATGTAGGAAGAGAGGCAGGCCTCGTAAATTTGTTAATATTGAGCAGAAACATGATGAGAGCAAAGTGGTAGTCACTGATGAGACCGATATAGCTGATAACAGTTCTTCACAACAAGGTTTAGAAAATGTACAGGTACATGAATATGCTGATGACATGAAGTCTCCAGAAGATGTCAAATTTGTTGGTAGTGGCCCTTTTGTAAACAGAGAACAACAGTGTGCAAATGTATGTGAACTATGTGGAAAGGCCTTAGGAAAGAATGATCAGCAACACAACTGCACAAATGGAAATGAAGAATCGGTCTTTTGTGATATATGCAACAAGAAATTCAGGTCATTGAACTTTCTAAATGAACACTTAAAATCTCATTCTCAACATAAGCCGTACTCATGTGAAAATTGTAACAAAAGGTTCAAAACCCTGAGAAGCCAGCAGAACCATGCCGGGAGAAACTGCTGTACTGGCCGTCGTCCATATCAATGTGAAACATGTGGAAAGTCCTTCATGTATTCAAGATATTTGAAGACCCATCGATGTCTTGATACACCTGTCAAGGTTTACTCATGTGGTGATTGTGGAAAGATGTATAGGAGACAAGATCGCTTAATAGAACACATGCGTGTACATACGGGAGAGAGACCATTCGTCTGCACTATATGTGACAAAACATTcacaaaaattgcaaattttaggTTGCATCAGCGAGTACATACAGgggaaaagaaatatgaatgttCACATTGCAAGAAACGCTTTGCTCATAATAGTACACTCCGTTATCATGAGACTACCCACAAAACTGAAAAAGCCTTCCAATGTGACCAATGCGACAAGCAGTTTCCAAGGTTGAACGCTCTTCAAGCCCATAAGCAAGTTTGCCACGTACATGAAGTTACAAGGAATGGGTATATGTGTGGAAATTGTGGCAAGGTTTATCAGCATCTAAAAAGGCTGATGAAACATCACTGTGAGGCAACCAGCGGGAAACGATTTGTTTGTAAGTTTTGTTGTAAGCAGTTTGACAGAGAGAAGCAGTTGGATGTTCATCTGCGAATACATACAGGGGAAAAGCCATATAAATGTGACAAATGTGGGAAAGGATTCTCTCAGTCTGGTGGCCTCACAGATCACATGGTCTGCCATACTCGTGAAAAGAAGTTCCAGTGTGACCTTTGTGGTGCTAAGTTTTTACGAATGAAAAGTTTACGCAAACACAAACTTATCATCCATACTGGTGTTGAACCACAGATCTGTAAACTCTGTGGGGCAACTTTTAAGTACTATAAAGCGTTGAAGAAACATGAGGCTATTCATGAAACGGAATCAAGGAACTTCACAGACATCCTTGAAGACATTGAACATGCTATTAACAATGCATCAACAACACAGGTAGAACCATCAAATGAGGGTACTGTTGTGCATGTGGTTAGTGATATTGATCAGATTGACCAAGTGGCTGAAGTGGTAGTCCAGGAAGATGGAACTTGTCAAGAAGTTATCATTGCAGATCATCCAGGAGATGGCCATGTATTTCACCTATTACATGATCCAGAACAGCTTGAAATTGAGCAGAGCATCCAAGAAATTCAGATTCAAGCTCAGCTAGAGCAAGAAGTAGACATGACACATCAG TGCTATGAGAATCACACTTTGATATCTTGGAAATGGAATTCACTGTTATATCTTGAGAAAGCATAG